ggTAAATTATATGGACATATTCTATTGAGCaatgtttcttgatttttaaatgaaagcattcacatctttcaaaaaatcatatggcatttgacgaattttttttcctagaggaaCTACAAGATGGTGAAGGGATTTCTGACAAAGAtcaatgaaaattacaaaattatattgTCTGtgtagaataagaaaaatatcacatCAATATTTATACAGTGTCCCCTCTATTCTGGGTGATAACTGTTTTCCTAAACAAAACTCAAAGTACAACTTCCTGAATTACGATAATTATTGTTCAAGAAGTTGCAACTAACAATGGGTTCAGAAGAACAGGAACCAGAAGGGCATATGAAGTTATTTCAATTGAATGGGAAATATATTAAATGTGCTTATAAGCTGTTAGAAAGATGTAATGAATAAGGTTGACAGGAAGGCCACTGCGATTTGAAGAAGTTGCTCAAATTTcatgtttgtatattttaaattgccCTGCGTTATGAGTGTCTAATTCGTGACACCTCAGCATTTCATTTGCTTGAGAAAAATAGAATCTTCCTTGCCCTGTCCATAAAGGCTCGCTTGACTTGCTGGTTCCTTAGGCTGTAAATAAAGGGGTTCAGCATGGGGGCTACTGAGGTGTTTAGCACAGCAACTCCCTTGCTCAGAGACACTCTGTCTTTTGCTGAGGGTTTAATATACATGAAAATGCAGCTGCCATAGGAGATGGAGATGACAATCATGTGGGATGAACAGGTGGAAAAGGCCTTTGTCCTCTGACTAGTAGAAGGAATTCTCAAAATTGTTCCGATGATATATATGTAGGACAGAATTATTAATGCCAAGGTGAACATTAAAGTAAACACAGCACAGGAAAAACCCATTATCTCTAGGAATTTTGTGTCTGAGCAAGAAAGTTGCAGCAGGGGAAAATAATCACAGGTGAAATGGTCAATAATATTAGACCTACAGTAATTAAGGTTTAAGAGGAACATGAGTGCGGGGAATATGATTAAGAATGAAATCAACCATGAAGAGAAGACAAGGAGTGTGCAGACTCTAGGATTCATGATGGTCATGTAATGCAGAGGTTTGCAGATGGCAATGTAACGGTCATAGGACATGGCAGCCAGGAGGTAAAATTCAGTGACCcccaacagaatgaaaaaaaataactgagcAATGCAATCatcaaaagaaatagttttatcTCCTGTAATCAGGGTGCCCAGGAACTTGGGTATGCTGACAGTCGTGAATGAAACCTCTAGCAAGGAGAAATTTCTGAGGAAGAAATACATGGGGGTCTGGAGGTGGGAATCCAGCAGGGTAAGGATGATAATGGTCAGATTCCCAGTGATGCTGAGCATGTAGGTGATGAGCAGAAAGACAAAGATCACCCCCTGAAGCTGTGGATCATCTGACAATCCCAGGAGGATAAACTCTGTTAGTTCTGTGTGGTTTCTCATTCTTCAGTCACTTATTTGTTGTTCTCCTGCCAGACTTCTAGGAGAAAACACAAGGAACAAACTTGAAGAGAGGATTAGCAAAGGTCGAAGTGTGGAGCCAGAATTTGGCTGAAATACCATGTGTTTTCATCTATAGATGAGAATTTACATTAACTGATAAGAACAATAATCCcttaatttcttctcttctacAGGTGAAATCTCCAGTTATGGCAAGTTTGAAAACATTCAATATCACAGAGCTTGCAGGGCTAGAGCAGGGATCTTTCCCAGGCTTTTCTGACACCAAATAACGTGTTAACTTTCAAAGATGTGCACATGAGGTTTCTTCCCAGTGAAGAACACCTTTGTGCTCTTGCTCCAATTGTTTACTAGTTTCCCATTCTCTGTAAGTTAAAGCTTAATTACATTGAGAATCCTCAGAAATGGGAAAGATCctgtattttttaatgatgtGTGAGTGTTCTGTCCTTAGCCATTGATCAACTTTTGCTAACACTCAGCTTTTTCAACTCCTCCTATTACCTCATGGGTCAGATATACTAGAGTCATTGCCACCAGCAACCTTTGATGTTAGAGATAGAGGGGAGAAAGAGGCAAGAAATAATTTAAGCTGGAGAGCTTAGAACTGAGTTTGATCCTATCTGAATCCCTGGCCATAGTTTATGATGTTTCAGCCTATATGTAATTATTATGACTTGTATTCCTGTACAAATGACTtctctttctatttaaaataacaattattactattattattgaagAATTTCCCTCAGTTAAAGAGTTAGGTAAATATTCCCCAAGAAAACTCAGGTAAATAGTTTaatttctttacttgtttttaaagtagttttaatttctcttttttttaaaaaaaatattaaatgatattatCATAGTTATTTCCATAAGGAAGAGTGAGGATGTCTAGGCTTGAATCCAAGCCACTTACTAGGTCTGAAACTATGTAGTCTGTCTGTGTTTCTTCTATAAACACAGTTTATTCCTCTGTATACAGTCCTTTCTTATAAAGTTattgtgagtattaaatgagttaatatgtgaagcatttagaaaaatgcttagcattttaaaaaagctatatAAGGATTGCTCAATGGTGAAATCCCTTGGTGAAAACCTTCGGGATTAAGATGGTGTCCTGTATTAAAAGCTTTGTCTAAAAGTAATAGTAATGAATAAATTAACAGCAAGAAAATCACATAggaacaataataacaacaaaaaagtgagGTGGAATCATCTGGTTGTACAGTATCTGGGAGTCTCTAGGCAAGTGAATCTTAGCTTTGTTTTTCCACTTTGTGAATGTGGTTACCTCTCCCCACCATGGTGTATCTGCCTCCTGCACTCCAGCACACCCTCTGTCCCTCAGCAATTCACTGCTCTCATTCAGCTAGGATGGTCACCACATTTGAGGCATGTTAGATATTTGTAGCACCTCAACATTGCTACCAACGGCTGCCAATATCCAttgtttctctgttcctccttaGTAAGAGTAACCTTGCTACAATGATTGTGAAACTTGccttaaatagaaaaatgtgtatGTAAGTAGCCTCGTGGGTAGCAGATTTCAATGACACCCCAAATCACCTTCTTACGTATTCCCACAATACGTTTAAATAGGTACTAAATAGGTATTAAATAGGTTTAATACCCTTTTTTGAATCCCATAAAAATCTTCGACTGATTCTTCCCAGCCCACCACATATCTGTGCTGTAATCTCCTGTGAATTCCTCCACTACTCTGTGCAAGTCTGAAAGTTAGGACAGAGTCTGACCTTCAAAGCCTTTGCAAAACAGTCCAGTGCCTGGAAGAATCACAGGAGGCTTAAAATAAAcacttgtttaattaattaattcattcattttgagtttgttcTTGCATCACAAATACCCATCAGGTGAAGTTCTCTATTATATGCCcaattcttggctgcatagtatGCAGGTTGTATCTTTTGTTTTGCAAGATGTGTTTGCTTAGTTTACCTACTTTTCAAGATGTATATATTCACTGGGCCTAAATTCCCCATATTGAGTAAATTATGATAAAGGACATATAAAAGAAGCCAAAGTTTTTtgatatacaattaaaaaaatcttcataaaacattattttaaaattaatttcattaagtTTCTTTagcattcattcttttaattaactttattCTGCTCAGCTTCTTCTCAaaatacatgctcaataaatagacAATATTTGGTTTAAATCTCAAGATTGAAATTTCTGCACTATTTTATTGGCATTGGAgatccaggttaaaaaaaatatagtattaCTCTTCCATAGGTAATAATGTGCCAATGCACTGTATTTTTACccttatttcaatttttttgcatattctcttttcctcttagaTTTCCTATCAATTTTAAGACTGTTCTATAAAATCAAACTATGACTGACTTACATATTTTGGTTACTGATTAAACCTTTGAGGGAATGTATGAAGAGCAATGAAAGAAGGTATTAATAGATAGAGAAGGGTTCATGTGAACATCACTGAAAATGAGTACTGATAGGTCACTTTGTAGGACCAGAGAACATACTTAAAGAAATTGTCAGAAAAGATGATCCAATATCAAAGACTTGAGGGAGCTATACTGTactatttatgtaaaaatgttaatgaaaattcAATGGACTGTATTCTTTTACCAACATCAGTTAGCCTGATGgatgttattcattcattcattcagcagccTTTGGGGAGAAAAGACAAGACAATGTTAACAAGGTGCATATGATTCCTCAAGCCTGAAGCCATCCCAAGGATGTACTCATGCAGAGTATGAAGGATGTCTCTAAGCATTTAgctcatctttttatttctaaatgcagGTCCATATTTCCCCTGCAAGAACATGGTTTAGGTTTACCTTAAATTATCTCCCATTCATTTTGTCAAAATCAAGAATCCCTTCTAAGAACCCCGGAGATATACTCTTTGAGCTATTCAAAATGAAAGTTAACAATAATACttcatatttgttaaataagatGGCCACAAAGTACCTTCAAGGTTTCATTCTGAAAACACCACTGTTCTGTTCTTTATTCAGTCAtcaataatcaaagaaaaaaggaaaagtacataAACTCATAATAAGATCATGGTATCAAAATACTATTAATTTCTTACTTACGACACTCTAAGGTAAATTGCTACTGCAGAAAGTATATGGGCTCTGCAGTTAGAGAAACATgggttaaaaatacaaatgggcAGCTTGATGGATTTGTGATTTTGAATGGTACTTAATTTCCTTAAGAGTCAGTTTTCTCTGTTTACCATGGACATGAAATTTCAAGGGCGTTTTGggaattaattgaaataatataaGTGAAGGTGCTGTATAAACCATGTGGCACTACATATGCTTTAAGAAGAGCTGgtttatttatgttcttttcgTTGGAATTGTTTTTCAACTTTGGGTAAATTATTCATAGTAACTGTGATTAAGGAAAGGCATTATTTATTCCAATGACATACTAAGGATTTGTATATTctatctcatttagtcttcatgACTCACCTATGGAACTTTATCTTTATTCTCAAATGAAGAGCTAGGGTCAGTTTGGTTTTATACCTTAGATATATTCATATAGCTAACAAGTGTTTAATGTAACCAGGGACTACCTAAGATTAACGTCTATTCTCTTAAAGAAAGTACTACCTAGCCTATATTCAATTAGAAACACGGCACAGAGATGGTAATTTCCTGCTTTTCATTtaatagagaataaataaattgagataaTGAAACAAAACATACTGACATCTATATCCAGTTGCAAAATAAAACTCCAATAACCCTATTTAATCTGATTAAAATTTGAGCTGATAAGTAATGAAGCAATGATACAGTTTGGGAGACTCCATTGTCTTCTATATGTCTGACTTACCTCTGATTTTCATATACGTTCACTAACGCAGAATGgctggaatataaaaaaatattagcagGTGTCATTGTTGTAATCCAGAGAAACCCAGCATTCCTGACACATTTCCTCTCAGTGAACCATTTTGCTTTCTACTGCTAATGTCTTTgtcttaaattttccattttatctagAGGGAGTATATTTCTTTGAGTACAGAAAGTGAGAAAGGAGCAaatatatgaagaagaaaaaaatatccgaAGGTATTTAAAACTGTCTGGTATGATTTCTACATAGATTTTATGTAGCATAAGCTACTTATTGTTTTATCTGTTCTCTCTGCTCCTGGCTCACTGGGAATAATTCAGTGAATCGAAATTGCCAGAATAGGACTATGCAGAAAACACTAAGGAATATAAAACATCATACACATTAATATTGAATTTGAAAAGGAAGCTTGGGGGACAGTGtccaaggagacagaaaaaaaaaaaaaagcaagcaaacaaccATACTAGGTAAAGTTTATTTCCCTtgatattatttttcaaagattaacGGCCAAAATCTAGTTCCTAATGCATAtctctactgaatgcatatctaacccatgccattttttaaaaactgataatcTACTGCATAGTACTAAATTCATTCTTTACTACATATTTTTCATCTGCCTTCCAATAAGAATGTTTGGTATTACTACTAatactttatacattttcttctcaCTCCGTTGCTCACCAGCAATGGACATTGAAGAGTTTCTTGTTTTGGTTgattaaaattctaatttaggggtacctgggtggattagttggttaagcgtctgctttcagctcagtttatgatccctgagtcctgggatcaagcccggcatctgGCTCTCTTGCTCCACGGACAGgagagcctggttctccctctgcccctcacccactcattgctctctctctctctgtcattctttctctcaaataaataaataaaatcttaaaataagataaaattctaatttatatgTAAGTTATAATATTAGGAATTAGTATAATCATGCCCAAATGATATAATGTGAGTGTAAAACACCAATAAAATTGTGCAGGTCCTAAGTAAAAGTTATAGGTATTTTCAGGTTCACACAGTTTTAAATATGcatgaaataaacacaaatttttgTCTCTGATTTGTTTTTCAAACAAGGTTATCACATTGGCTGTTATGCTTCAAGACCTCAGGCAAATTACTCAACCTTTCCAAGCATCACTTTGCACACCTGTAACAGAGATAATTAGTCTATGTTGCCATATAGCTGTGAAGATTAAACACTATATTATTTAGGACGTACATGGTTGAGCATATGGCACAGAATAGTTGTTTTTTATAGAAGAGATATTATTTATGAAATTCCTATCAAACACTCATGTAGCACAGGTATAATGGTGACTGCCTATATCTTCATCTGttacatatttaaacaaataatacagatatggggcacctggtggctcagttggttaagcatctgacttcagttcaggtcatgatctcagggtcctggaattgagcccctcatcaggctccccactcagcaggggagtctgcttgtccttccccCTAcgaccctccccttctccctgctcatgctctctctctctctctctcaaataagtaaataaaatctttaaaaataataattatacagTTAAACAAGGGTAGtacataaaaaagacaaatacatgccCTAAGCATAACTAGAAAGCAAAAGATGTATGACTTTAAAGTCATTTATAAGCAGTAAAATAAACACTCAACTGAGTGGGAAGAACTGGACAGATATGCAGCTAGTGTGCACAAAATATGGTTGTTAGATAATTCATTTCCTACTTTTTAtagctttaagaaagaaaatgtaagaaaaagaaggaaaatgtgatatTAGTAACAGAACATAAGATTTAAGAATAAATCCATGAAAAGAGTGTTTACTCAAGTCAttacagtaaaaataagtatttttattatttggaacaatcaggaaaatgatttttgttttatagccACTAATGTTCTATTTGGTATTGTAAATGAACGAGGAAATGGAATCTATAGATGGTTTGAAAGAAAGACACAACAGAGTTACTTTCGGTTTAAGAGAAAGCTTAAAGAAATGAACACAGCATTGCAAGTATCTGTGAGATGGATATTGGAGGATACTGTAGAAGTTGAaattttatttgtcctttattGGATCTTCACAATGACATCCATTCATGTTAATACatcctttcatttgtttctggaaaacagtacttTCTGAAGCAAGTTTTTGAAAGCTTGTTTTACTTGCTGGTTCCTCAGGGTATAAATAAAAGGGTTCAACATGGGCGCAATCGAGGTGTTGAGAATAGCTACTCCTTTGGTCAGTGATGCTCTTTCTTTTGCTGAAGGCTTGACATACATGAATATACAGCTCCCATAAGAGATGGAAATGACAATCAAGTGAGACGAACACGTGGAGAAAGCCTTTTTCCTCTGACTAGCAGATGGGATTCTCAGGACGGTGCTAAGGATGCACAGGTAGGAAAGAATCACTGATGCCAAAGTGAGGAGCAgagtaacaaaagcaaagtaaaaaccAATCATCTCCAAAAGCCCTGTATCTGAGCATGAGAGTTGTAAAATAGGGAAATAGTCACAAGAGAAATGATCAATTACATTGGAAGCACAGAAATCTAGCTGGAGGAtgagcatgagtggtgggaaAATGGTAAGAAATCCTCCTAGCCAGGACCCAAAGACAAGCAGGGTGCAGATTTTTTTGTTCATGATGGTGGTGTAATGAAGAGGCTTGCAGATGGCAACATAACGATCAAAAGACATGGCAGTgagaagaaaaaattcagaaacacCCGTGAGGATGAAGAAAAATAGTTGAGCTAAGCAATTGTTATAGGAAATGGTCTTGACATTCGTAATGATTGCCCCCAAAAATCTGGGGATAGTAACACTGGTGAATGTAATTTCTAAGAAGGAGAAATTCTGCAGGAAGTAATACATAGGAGTCTTGAGATGACAGTCTATCCAGGTGAGGATGATGATAGTTAGGTTTCCAGTGACACTTAACACATAAGCCATaagtaaaaagataaagattGCAACCTGAAGCTGTGGGTCGTCTGAGATGCCCAAGAGAACAAACTCTGTAATCATTGTATGGTTTCTcatactgctttttattttatttaagaaaaatctactgttgaggggcacctgcgtggctcagttggttaagtgtctgcctttggctcaggtcctgatcccaggactggatggagtcccgcatcaggctccctgctcagcgaggaatctgcttctccctctgaccttcctccccatttgtgctctctctctctgtctcaaataaataaataaaatctttaaaaaaatttaaaaaaagaaaagaaaaatctactgttgagaaacaaaacagaaagaaggagTATGTGAATAGGAATTGAAAATTTAAAGATCTAAAGGTTGATTTTTAGTTCCAATGAAATGAAGCAATGGAAATTTACCTGTATGCATCTTTGCAATATCCACTCAATTCCATTAAAGCAGGAATATTTTATACATTCTCTCTTGATACGGAAAACTGTATTCACATGTCTATGTTAAAAGTTCTCTCATGAGTGCCTTTACATAACACCTGTACCTGTAACCAAATTGtctatatatgcaatatatatctTAATCGTGTTTCTACTACATTTAGTAATTATATTTAGATTTACATATTGAGACGCCGTGTTCCAGTTTCCAAGATTGTGTGCTTTTAGGAGTGAAATATctaattttgagttttaattGTGAAGCCATTAAAAAACTTCATTGTTTTGCAAGGCTCTGATGGAAATTGAAGACCCAATCACAAATCCAGAGCTTAATAATagctgtaattattttatttttaagatgtatcTTTCAAATGTGCTCcatagaaataaatgtgttttgtttcttttttttatacttttttaatgtgtttctaATCACAGAAATATAGAAGTAGAATTATCTTGGTTGTAAATAAAAGTAAAGGTCTTAACTTACAGGAAAAAAAGTGAAGCCAGAGATATTAATTAATACTCACATGGATAGACCTATGTCAAGAATATAGTTCCTACTACATATTGAtccatttatatcatttttatgttctttttgtgAATTAACAATCAACTGTTTTTTAACTATATTCACTTGGTCTTTTCACTCTTAAACTTGTTTGAGAAGAAGAAGGAATTCATAAAGGAGTTTTTTAATGCCAATATATCTCATTACCTTCTTTCTAGAAGCCAAAGTaagtagaataaagaaaattctaagatTTACTTTAGAGAAACTACAAATTGCTAAACTGTGGTCTATATGGCTTTTACCtgtgttgttctctctttatcttGGCAACCAGCATTTTATTTGTGCTGTAAGTTCTCAATAAtatttgttgttcttctttttatagCATGAACTGGACAAGTGGTAGGTGACAAGTGTCAAAGTTGTATTGTAccttactttccttttttatttttttttctgatggtcAGCATTGTCTTCCTTTAGAAATAGACACATTTTTGTGACACATTTCAGCAAAATTGGCATATCAAAAGGCAGAGACTGTTACTATATTTTGaacaaactaaaatattaaaatataaaattaaaaatagtaaatatgttaAAGTGATAATTTGGGGATCATTGCAATGTATTCCAAAAATAACCTTTTGAATGGGAGAaagataaaagtatatttattgacaAATACAGAACATACTTACTTTCTGATAAGTCTAATGATTCCAGACAGATATATAatcccagatttttaaaatttgcttaaaaTATGAGAGGCAATGCCTTCATAAGCTACTTCTGGGGACTTTTTGTCAGGAGTTCACCCTTCCTCTATTATGTAAAAGCCTCTCACACAGGGAAAATGCAACCTTGATTGCatacaagttttcttttcttttaaagattttatttatttattcat
The sequence above is drawn from the Neomonachus schauinslandi chromosome 5, ASM220157v2, whole genome shotgun sequence genome and encodes:
- the LOC110577475 gene encoding olfactory receptor 6C1, whose protein sequence is MRNHTELTEFILLGLSDDPQLQGVIFVFLLITYMLSITGNLTIIILTLLDSHLQTPMYFFLRNFSLLEVSFTTVSIPKFLGTLITGDKTISFDDCIAQLFFFILLGVTEFYLLAAMSYDRYIAICKPLHYMTIMNPRVCTLLVFSSWLISFLIIFPALMFLLNLNYCRSNIIDHFTCDYFPLLQLSCSDTKFLEIMGFSCAVFTLMFTLALIILSYIYIIGTILRIPSTSQRTKAFSTCSSHMIVISISYGSCIFMYIKPSAKDRVSLSKGVAVLNTSVAPMLNPFIYSLRNQQVKRAFMDRARKILFFSSK
- the LOC110577474 gene encoding olfactory receptor 6C3-like, which translates into the protein MRNHTMITEFVLLGISDDPQLQVAIFIFLLMAYVLSVTGNLTIIILTWIDCHLKTPMYYFLQNFSFLEITFTSVTIPRFLGAIITNVKTISYNNCLAQLFFFILTGVSEFFLLTAMSFDRYVAICKPLHYTTIMNKKICTLLVFGSWLGGFLTIFPPLMLILQLDFCASNVIDHFSCDYFPILQLSCSDTGLLEMIGFYFAFVTLLLTLASVILSYLCILSTVLRIPSASQRKKAFSTCSSHLIVISISYGSCIFMYVKPSAKERASLTKGVAILNTSIAPMLNPFIYTLRNQQVKQAFKNLLQKVLFSRNK